From the genome of Carassius auratus strain Wakin chromosome 26, ASM336829v1, whole genome shotgun sequence, one region includes:
- the hpxb gene encoding hemopexin isoform X2, whose translation MLGSSSDAAPVQHDVMIKDAAEDHSQPKGEDHHYAKPDRCKGIEFDAITPDEKGNTFFFKGDHLWKGFSGPAELSNNTFKELDDYHHLGHVDAAFRMHHQDDLSVHDHIYFFLDDKVFSYYNYTLEQGYPVEIQQEFPGIPSHLDAAVECPKGECITDSVLFFKDNEIYSFDIKTKSVKKKVWAHLPNCKSAFRWLEHYYCFHGYNFTRFHPVSGDVMGAYPKDARKYFMRCEGFGHGDGAKKQRCSEVKLNAITTDDKGRSYAFQDAMYMRLDTHRDGSHHFPISKLWKEISGVVDAVFDYGDNMYIIQSDQVYIYKSAAHFTLIEGYPKPLKEELGIDGPVDAAFLCPNQHIVNIIQGQKMYDIDLAATPRAVKMERPIPIPKIDAGFCDADGVKVFIGPEYYSYQSPVMDEIKPTPQKISPEKFGCEG comes from the exons ATGCTTGGCTCTAGCTCTGACGCGGCTCCAGT tcaACATGATGTCATGATAAAAG ATGCCGCTGAGGACCATTCCCAGCCTAAAGGAGAGGACCACCATTATGCAAAACCTGATCGGTGTAAAGGCATTGAGTTTGATGCCATAACTCCAGATGAAAAAGGAAACACTTTCTTTTTCAAAG gtgaCCATTTATGGAAAGGTTTTTCCGGACCAGCTGAGCTCTCAAACAACACATTCAAAGAACTGGATGACTATCATCACCTGGGTCATGTTGATGCAGCCTTCCGTATGCACCATCAAGATGATCTCAGTGTTCATGACCACATATACTTTTTTCTG gaTGACAAAGTCTTTAGCTATTACAATTACACCCTTGAGCAAGGCTACCCTGTGGAAATCCAGCAGGAGTTTCCAGGCATCCCCAGCCATCTAGATGCTGCTGTTGAGTGTCCCAAAGGAGAATGCATCACTGATTCAGTGTTGTTCTTCAAAG ATAATGAAATTTATAGCTTTGACATCAAGACAAAATCGGTTAAGAAGAAGGTGTGGGCACACTTGCCAAACTGCAAATCTGCCTTCCGCTGGCTAGAGCATTATTACTGTTTCCATGGTTACAACTTCACTAGATTCCATCCTGTTTCTGGGGATGTGATGGGAGCATACCCAAAAGATGCTCGAAAATACTTTATGAGGTGTGAAGGATTTG GTCATGGAGATGGTGCAAAAAAGCAACGCTGCAGTGAGGTCAAGCTGAATGCTATCACCACAGATGATAAAGGGAGATCATATGCATTCCAGG ATGCAATGTACATGCGTTTGGACACACACCGTGATGGCAGCCACCATTTCCCTATTTCAAAGTTATGGAAGGAAATTTCTGGTGTGGTGGATGCTGTTTTTGATTATGGGGATAATATGTACATTATCCAG AGTGATCAAGTCTACATATACAAATCAGCAGCACATTTTACACTCATAGAGGGATACCCTAAACCTCTGAAGGAGGAGCTGGGCATCGATGGTCCTGTGGATGCAGCATTTTTGTGTCCAAATCAGCACATAGTAAACATTATTCAAG GTCAAAAGATGTATGACATTGATCTTGCGGCCACCCCTCGAGCTGTTAAAATGGAGAGACCTATTCCCATTCCCAAAATTGATGCTGGCTTCTGTGATGCTGATGGTGTAAAGGTGTTTATTGGTCCAGAATACTATTCATATCAAAGCCCAGTGATGGACGAGATCAAACCTACACCTCAAAAGATCTCTCCAGAAAAATTTGGCTGTGAAGGATAA
- the hpxb gene encoding hemopexin isoform X1, translating into MTAVLLSLYACLALALALSNAAPVQHDVMIKDAAEDHSQPKGEDHHYAKPDRCKGIEFDAITPDEKGNTFFFKGDHLWKGFSGPAELSNNTFKELDDYHHLGHVDAAFRMHHQDDLSVHDHIYFFLDDKVFSYYNYTLEQGYPVEIQQEFPGIPSHLDAAVECPKGECITDSVLFFKDNEIYSFDIKTKSVKKKVWAHLPNCKSAFRWLEHYYCFHGYNFTRFHPVSGDVMGAYPKDARKYFMRCEGFGHGDGAKKQRCSEVKLNAITTDDKGRSYAFQDAMYMRLDTHRDGSHHFPISKLWKEISGVVDAVFDYGDNMYIIQSDQVYIYKSAAHFTLIEGYPKPLKEELGIDGPVDAAFLCPNQHIVNIIQGQKMYDIDLAATPRAVKMERPIPIPKIDAGFCDADGVKVFIGPEYYSYQSPVMDEIKPTPQKISPEKFGCEG; encoded by the exons ATGACTGCAGTGTTACTTTCCCTGTATGCATGCTTGGCTCTAGCTCTAGCTCTGAGCAATGCGGCTCCAGT tcaACATGATGTCATGATAAAAG ATGCCGCTGAGGACCATTCCCAGCCTAAAGGAGAGGACCACCATTATGCAAAACCTGATCGGTGTAAAGGCATTGAGTTTGATGCCATAACTCCAGATGAAAAAGGAAACACTTTCTTTTTCAAAG gtgaCCATTTATGGAAAGGTTTTTCCGGACCAGCTGAGCTCTCAAACAACACATTCAAAGAACTGGATGACTATCATCACCTGGGTCATGTTGATGCAGCCTTCCGTATGCACCATCAAGATGATCTCAGTGTTCATGACCACATATACTTTTTTCTG gaTGACAAAGTCTTTAGCTATTACAATTACACCCTTGAGCAAGGCTACCCTGTGGAAATCCAGCAGGAGTTTCCAGGCATCCCCAGCCATCTAGATGCTGCTGTTGAGTGTCCCAAAGGAGAATGCATCACTGATTCAGTGTTGTTCTTCAAAG ATAATGAAATTTATAGCTTTGACATCAAGACAAAATCGGTTAAGAAGAAGGTGTGGGCACACTTGCCAAACTGCAAATCTGCCTTCCGCTGGCTAGAGCATTATTACTGTTTCCATGGTTACAACTTCACTAGATTCCATCCTGTTTCTGGGGATGTGATGGGAGCATACCCAAAAGATGCTCGAAAATACTTTATGAGGTGTGAAGGATTTG GTCATGGAGATGGTGCAAAAAAGCAACGCTGCAGTGAGGTCAAGCTGAATGCTATCACCACAGATGATAAAGGGAGATCATATGCATTCCAGG ATGCAATGTACATGCGTTTGGACACACACCGTGATGGCAGCCACCATTTCCCTATTTCAAAGTTATGGAAGGAAATTTCTGGTGTGGTGGATGCTGTTTTTGATTATGGGGATAATATGTACATTATCCAG AGTGATCAAGTCTACATATACAAATCAGCAGCACATTTTACACTCATAGAGGGATACCCTAAACCTCTGAAGGAGGAGCTGGGCATCGATGGTCCTGTGGATGCAGCATTTTTGTGTCCAAATCAGCACATAGTAAACATTATTCAAG GTCAAAAGATGTATGACATTGATCTTGCGGCCACCCCTCGAGCTGTTAAAATGGAGAGACCTATTCCCATTCCCAAAATTGATGCTGGCTTCTGTGATGCTGATGGTGTAAAGGTGTTTATTGGTCCAGAATACTATTCATATCAAAGCCCAGTGATGGACGAGATCAAACCTACACCTCAAAAGATCTCTCCAGAAAAATTTGGCTGTGAAGGATAA